A part of Acidimicrobiales bacterium genomic DNA contains:
- a CDS encoding BON domain-containing protein, with product MRLLARIALLPARVAGATLGASYTAGVRAGRLVGYRRLALIGMGVLIGLLVAPVPGRQLRARLLALVGRGRVSDDELAGAVERELSQAPRTWHLPQPAVDVRDGVVVLRGDVPHETARRDLEQAASAVDGVVRVESRLSLPDGVPG from the coding sequence ATGAGGTTGCTGGCACGGATCGCCCTGCTGCCGGCCCGGGTCGCGGGCGCGACCCTCGGGGCCAGCTACACGGCCGGGGTGCGGGCCGGGAGGCTGGTGGGCTACCGCCGCCTGGCCCTGATCGGCATGGGGGTGCTCATCGGCCTGCTGGTGGCACCCGTGCCGGGCCGTCAGCTGCGCGCCCGGCTGCTGGCGCTCGTGGGCCGGGGCCGTGTGTCCGACGACGAGCTCGCCGGGGCGGTGGAGCGGGAGCTGTCGCAGGCCCCCCGCACGTGGCACCTCCCCCAGCCGGCCGTCGACGTGCGCGACGGGGTCGTGGTGCTGCGGGGCGACGTGCCCCACGAGACCGCCCGCCGGGATCTCGAGCAGGCCGCGTCGGCCGTCGACGGCGTGGTGCGGGTGGAGAGCCGGCTGTCGCTGCCGGACGGGGTCCCGGGCTAG
- the ftsY gene encoding signal recognition particle-docking protein FtsY → MEVLFLVLALLVLVFGFGVIIVRRRRAPGVEPPITRPPARPVSPPPPSPAAPPVAEAPPLEVPPVAEAPPLEVPPVVEAPPLEVPPVVEAPPLEEVVEAAAVEALEVEAPAVEVPPVVEAPPLEEVVEAAAVEVVEAEAVPVEAPAKPRFRDRLSKARTLLATYVGAIRSRSTIDEDTWDEIEEALIRADVGVTLTGALVEELRATVRERGIVTPDELLEALKAELVDRLGDADRSLAFEDGRPNVWLFVGVNGVGKTTTIGKVAKQEIAGGRTVVMAAGDTFRAAAGEQLEVWAERAGADLVRGAEGGDPSAVIFDAVERAGSRGYDLVLADTAGRLHTKVNLMEELKKVRRVADRDPGRVTEVLLVLDATTGQNGLTQARQFTDAVDVTGVVLTKLDGSAKGGIVLAIQGELGIPVKLVGLGETVEDLVPFDPVEFVDALFA, encoded by the coding sequence ATGGAGGTCCTCTTCCTCGTCCTCGCCCTGCTGGTCCTCGTGTTCGGGTTCGGGGTGATCATCGTCCGGCGGCGGCGTGCCCCGGGCGTCGAGCCCCCGATCACCCGCCCACCCGCTCGGCCGGTGTCCCCGCCGCCGCCCTCGCCGGCGGCCCCACCGGTCGCCGAGGCCCCGCCCCTCGAGGTGCCACCGGTCGCCGAGGCCCCGCCCCTCGAGGTGCCACCGGTCGTCGAGGCCCCGCCCCTCGAGGTGCCACCGGTCGTCGAGGCGCCGCCCCTCGAGGAGGTCGTCGAGGCGGCGGCCGTCGAGGCGCTCGAAGTGGAGGCGCCTGCGGTCGAGGTGCCACCGGTCGTCGAGGCCCCGCCCCTCGAGGAGGTCGTCGAGGCCGCCGCCGTGGAGGTGGTCGAGGCCGAGGCGGTCCCTGTCGAGGCGCCCGCCAAGCCTCGGTTCCGCGACCGTCTGTCCAAGGCTCGGACCCTGCTCGCGACCTACGTCGGTGCCATCCGCTCCCGCTCCACCATCGACGAGGACACGTGGGACGAGATCGAGGAGGCCCTGATCCGCGCCGACGTCGGGGTGACGCTCACCGGCGCCCTGGTCGAGGAGCTGAGGGCGACCGTGAGGGAGCGGGGCATCGTCACGCCCGACGAGCTCCTCGAGGCTCTCAAGGCCGAGCTCGTCGACCGCCTCGGCGATGCCGACCGCTCCCTCGCGTTCGAGGACGGCAGGCCCAACGTGTGGCTCTTCGTCGGGGTCAACGGCGTCGGCAAGACCACCACGATCGGGAAGGTCGCCAAGCAGGAGATCGCCGGCGGGCGCACCGTGGTCATGGCGGCGGGCGACACCTTCCGTGCGGCGGCCGGCGAGCAGCTCGAGGTCTGGGCCGAGCGGGCAGGAGCCGACCTGGTGCGCGGCGCCGAGGGAGGCGACCCGAGCGCGGTCATCTTCGACGCGGTCGAGCGGGCGGGCTCGCGCGGCTACGACCTCGTCCTGGCCGACACCGCCGGCCGCCTGCACACCAAGGTCAACCTGATGGAGGAGCTGAAGAAGGTCCGCCGGGTCGCCGACCGGGATCCGGGCCGGGTCACCGAGGTGCTCCTCGTGCTCGATGCGACCACTGGTCAGAACGGCCTCACGCAGGCTCGCCAGTTCACGGACGCGGTGGACGTGACCGGTGTCGTGCTCACCAAGCTCGACGGGTCGGCCAAGGGCGGCATCGTCCTGGCGATCCAGGGCGAGCTGGGCATCCCCGTGAAGCTGGTGGGCCTGGGGGAGACGGTCGAGGACCTGGTGCCGTTCGATCCGGTCGAGTTCGTGGACGCCCTGTTCGCGTGA
- a CDS encoding TM2 domain-containing protein, with amino-acid sequence MSDQPADPSPWATPGIPPPGAGAAPPPPPGGSPPPPPPPPPPPPPPPSAPWAPPAAGEPLPAAPAGPPGWTPGTVHCRTCDTLLPSNALVCSTCGAPPWAGAGYCQTCGAPTYPTATICTACGSRLGAAGARSKLTAGLLGIFLGGLGVHRFYLGYTGIGVVQIVVTILTCGLGSLWGFIEGIMILVGSIDRDAEGRPLTD; translated from the coding sequence ATGAGCGACCAGCCCGCCGACCCGTCACCCTGGGCGACCCCGGGGATCCCGCCGCCCGGGGCCGGCGCCGCACCCCCACCCCCGCCCGGTGGGTCGCCGCCTCCTCCGCCGCCTCCTCCGCCCCCGCCCCCACCCCCGCCCTCGGCCCCGTGGGCGCCGCCGGCCGCCGGCGAGCCCCTGCCGGCGGCGCCTGCCGGGCCGCCGGGGTGGACGCCCGGCACGGTGCACTGCCGCACCTGCGACACCCTGCTCCCGTCCAACGCGCTGGTGTGCAGCACGTGCGGCGCGCCCCCGTGGGCCGGCGCCGGCTACTGCCAGACCTGCGGGGCGCCCACCTATCCGACGGCCACGATCTGCACGGCGTGCGGGTCCCGGCTGGGGGCCGCCGGCGCCAGGTCGAAGCTCACCGCCGGCCTGCTCGGGATCTTCCTCGGCGGCCTCGGGGTGCACCGCTTCTACCTGGGCTACACCGGGATCGGCGTCGTCCAGATCGTGGTCACGATCCTCACCTGCGGGCTGGGCTCCCTGTGGGGCTTCATCGAGGGGATCATGATCCTCGTGGGCAGCATCGACCGCGACGCCGAGGGGCGACCGCTCACCGACTGA
- the smc gene encoding chromosome segregation protein SMC, which translates to MRFVFLKSLTLKGFKSFADPATLELEPGVTVVVGPNGSGKSNIVDAIAWVLGAQAPSTVRSQKMDDVIFAGTARRPALGRAEVALTIDNSAGLLPLELSEVTITRTLFRTGESEYAINGVPSRLLDVQELLSDAGVGRQQHVIVSQGQIDAVLNARPEERRLIVEEAAGVLKYRRRKEKAERRLEATEANLLRVQDLLREVRRQLRPLQRQAEAAQRHGALVADLTAVRLHLAGRELAALRGRLAAAAGQRATLAADERALKASLAELDARVLACEAELSGLGGTDLGDALARLEALRERARGLGAVLVERHRTLERERGALMDQAVVATLEAEAARLAAELAEVEAEAEALVPRAAELAEAEAALAADRAGFEAAGVAAVAPPSGRAAEVRGELAALRDALGRADAELGRVQGRLAALDGKAQRLAAEAERLRAQLRVTEAAELPLVAELEQAEARRITAEATAEAAEAARRAAERERHSGAARVEALALALDQARARAGAERLAEVDGVLGTLLDLVEVDEGWEAAFEAAAGEALAAVVVEDPGAARRALGALDAGGAAGAVLAAGRGPLGSGPSVAAAGGVPVRAHVRASRAGVAALLDALLGAAVVVDGGWVEALDAALAHPGVVVVTRAGDRFGPGGWRLGAGGGGATRAALEEAEQRADAAAHALVVAEQAVAAARAELTAARAAEADVARRLDDNDGRLTAAADALARLSADQRDVGTETEALRSHLHEVAGRAERERRRMEELEQELPALEADEGAAAEQARAAAAARSRLDERAAAVGALRTDLEVRAAGLDERRQYLRRRLDEVEQRLQHDTEQRHEAELRRRRLDQRLVALDRLAAVVAGHATVVDGELTELRDRRRRQSEAARVAAEGLDRARRERLDTERRLEELRERSRRGEIEEAETRLRLEAAVETLRRELDVDPDVAIASPCPDLAEGVSPAARARELDRELKLLGPINPLALEEYTALEERHAFLEAQLEDVRSTRRDLARVIRAVDAEIVSVFTAAYADVAANFEQLFQTLFPGGSGSLRLTDPEDLLDTGIEVEARPSGKNVRKLSLLSGGERSLTALAFLFAVFRSRPSPFYVMDEVEAALDDVNLHRFLDLVHEFRDEAQLLIVSHQKRTMEAADCLFGVTMQPGGSSRVVSERVASPA; encoded by the coding sequence GTGCGCTTCGTGTTCCTCAAGTCGCTGACGCTCAAGGGGTTCAAGTCGTTCGCCGACCCGGCCACCCTCGAGCTCGAACCCGGGGTCACCGTGGTCGTGGGCCCCAACGGGAGCGGCAAGTCCAACATCGTCGACGCCATCGCCTGGGTGCTGGGCGCCCAGGCGCCCAGCACGGTGCGCTCGCAGAAGATGGACGACGTCATCTTCGCCGGCACGGCCCGGCGCCCGGCGCTCGGGCGGGCCGAGGTGGCCCTCACCATCGACAACTCGGCGGGCCTGCTCCCCCTCGAGCTCTCCGAGGTGACGATCACCCGCACGCTGTTCCGAACCGGCGAGAGCGAGTACGCCATCAACGGCGTGCCCAGCCGCCTGCTCGACGTGCAGGAGCTGCTGTCCGACGCCGGCGTGGGCCGCCAGCAGCACGTGATCGTGTCGCAGGGTCAGATCGACGCGGTGCTCAACGCCCGGCCCGAGGAGCGCCGGCTGATCGTGGAGGAGGCGGCGGGCGTCCTCAAGTACCGGCGGCGCAAGGAGAAGGCCGAGCGCCGGCTCGAGGCGACCGAGGCGAACCTCCTCCGCGTGCAGGACCTGCTCCGCGAGGTGCGCCGCCAGCTCCGGCCGCTGCAGCGCCAGGCCGAGGCGGCCCAGCGCCACGGGGCTCTCGTGGCCGACCTCACCGCCGTGAGGCTCCACCTGGCCGGCCGGGAGCTGGCGGCGCTGCGGGGGCGTCTGGCGGCCGCTGCCGGCCAGCGGGCCACGCTGGCCGCCGACGAGCGGGCGCTGAAGGCCTCCCTGGCAGAGCTCGACGCCCGGGTGCTCGCCTGCGAGGCCGAGCTGTCGGGTCTGGGCGGCACCGACCTGGGCGACGCCCTCGCCCGGCTGGAGGCCCTGCGCGAGCGGGCCCGGGGCCTGGGAGCGGTGCTGGTCGAGCGTCACCGCACCCTCGAGCGCGAGCGCGGCGCCCTGATGGACCAGGCAGTGGTGGCCACGCTCGAGGCCGAGGCGGCCCGGCTGGCCGCCGAGCTGGCCGAGGTGGAGGCCGAGGCCGAGGCTCTCGTCCCGCGTGCCGCCGAGCTGGCCGAGGCCGAGGCGGCCCTGGCCGCCGACCGTGCCGGCTTCGAGGCCGCCGGGGTGGCGGCGGTGGCGCCACCGTCCGGCCGGGCCGCCGAGGTGCGGGGCGAGCTGGCGGCGCTGCGCGACGCCCTCGGCAGGGCTGACGCCGAGCTGGGGCGCGTGCAGGGCCGGCTGGCGGCGCTCGACGGCAAGGCGCAGCGGCTGGCGGCCGAGGCGGAGCGGCTGCGTGCGCAGCTCCGGGTCACCGAGGCGGCCGAGCTGCCGCTGGTCGCCGAGCTGGAGCAGGCCGAGGCCCGCCGGATCACGGCGGAGGCGACGGCCGAGGCGGCCGAGGCGGCGCGGCGAGCTGCGGAGCGCGAGCGCCACTCCGGGGCGGCCCGGGTGGAGGCCCTCGCCCTGGCCCTCGACCAGGCACGGGCCCGCGCCGGCGCGGAGCGCCTGGCCGAGGTGGACGGGGTGCTCGGCACCCTGCTCGACCTGGTGGAGGTGGACGAGGGCTGGGAGGCCGCGTTCGAGGCGGCCGCCGGTGAGGCCCTGGCCGCCGTCGTGGTCGAGGACCCGGGCGCCGCTCGCCGCGCGCTGGGCGCCCTCGATGCCGGGGGCGCCGCCGGTGCGGTGCTGGCCGCGGGTCGCGGTCCGCTCGGCTCGGGGCCGAGCGTCGCCGCGGCGGGTGGCGTGCCGGTGCGCGCCCACGTGCGGGCGTCGCGTGCCGGCGTGGCCGCGCTGCTCGACGCCCTCCTCGGCGCGGCCGTGGTGGTCGACGGTGGTTGGGTCGAGGCCCTCGACGCCGCGCTGGCCCACCCGGGCGTGGTGGTGGTCACCCGCGCGGGTGACCGCTTCGGCCCTGGCGGCTGGCGGCTGGGTGCGGGCGGCGGGGGCGCCACGCGGGCCGCCCTCGAGGAGGCCGAGCAGCGCGCCGACGCTGCCGCCCACGCCCTCGTCGTGGCCGAGCAGGCCGTCGCCGCCGCCCGGGCCGAGCTCACCGCGGCACGGGCGGCCGAGGCCGACGTGGCCCGCCGTCTCGACGACAACGACGGCCGCCTCACCGCGGCTGCCGACGCGCTGGCCCGGCTGTCGGCCGACCAGCGCGACGTGGGCACCGAGACCGAGGCGCTCCGCTCGCACCTCCACGAGGTCGCTGGCCGGGCCGAGCGGGAACGGCGGCGCATGGAGGAGCTGGAGCAGGAGCTGCCCGCCCTGGAGGCCGACGAGGGCGCCGCGGCCGAGCAGGCGCGCGCCGCGGCGGCCGCCCGGTCACGGCTGGACGAGCGGGCCGCGGCCGTGGGGGCGCTCCGCACCGACCTCGAGGTGCGGGCGGCCGGCCTCGACGAGCGGCGGCAGTACCTGCGCCGCCGGCTGGACGAGGTCGAGCAGCGCCTGCAGCACGACACCGAGCAGCGCCACGAGGCCGAGCTCCGGCGTCGCCGGCTCGACCAGCGACTGGTCGCCCTCGACCGCCTGGCGGCAGTGGTCGCCGGCCACGCCACCGTCGTCGACGGCGAGCTCACCGAGCTGCGCGACCGGCGGCGCCGGCAGTCGGAGGCCGCTCGGGTCGCCGCGGAGGGCCTCGACCGAGCCCGGCGGGAGCGGCTCGACACCGAGCGCCGGCTGGAGGAGCTGCGGGAGCGCAGCCGTCGGGGCGAGATCGAGGAGGCCGAGACCCGCCTGCGGCTCGAGGCGGCCGTCGAGACGCTCCGCCGCGAGCTCGACGTCGACCCCGACGTGGCCATCGCCAGCCCGTGCCCGGACCTGGCCGAGGGCGTCTCGCCGGCTGCCCGGGCCCGCGAGCTCGACCGTGAGCTGAAGCTGCTCGGCCCGATCAACCCGCTCGCGCTCGAGGAGTACACGGCGCTCGAGGAGCGCCACGCCTTCCTCGAGGCCCAGCTCGAGGACGTGCGCTCCACCCGCCGCGACCTGGCCCGGGTGATCCGCGCCGTCGACGCCGAGATCGTGAGCGTGTTCACGGCGGCCTATGCCGACGTGGCCGCCAACTTCGAGCAGCTCTTCCAGACGCTGTTCCCCGGCGGCAGCGGCTCGCTGCGCCTCACCGATCCCGAGGACCTGCTCGACACCGGCATCGAGGTCGAGGCCAGGCCGTCGGGCAAGAACGTCCGGAAGCTGTCGCTCCTCTCGGGCGGCGAGCGCTCGCTCACGGCCCTCGCCTTCCTGTTCGCGGTCTTCCGGAGCCGGCCGTCGCCGTTCTACGTGATGGACGAGGTGGAGGCCGCGCTCGACGACGTCAACCTCCACCGGTTCCTCGACCTCGTGCACGAGTTCCGCGACGAGGCGCAGCTGCTGATCGTGAGCCACCAGAAGCGCACGATGGAGGCCGCCGACTGCCTGTTCGGCGTCACCATGCAGCCCGGCGGGTCGTCCCGGGTCGTGTCCGAGCGGGTCGCCAGCCCGGCCTGA
- the mutM gene encoding bifunctional DNA-formamidopyrimidine glycosylase/DNA-(apurinic or apyrimidinic site) lyase, with product MPELPEVETVRRGLAEALGGVRVRHVEVSGARTVRRQPVEELVARLGGARVEGVRRRGKYLLVPLDTAEVLVVHLRMSGQLRLARGPAEARPPHTRAVLTLDDGRELRFVDPRTFGELFVSVPAGRRRLPPELAGLGPDALDELRTPGQLRAVLGRSRRRLKDVLTDQRAIAGLGSIYADEALHAAGLRFDRRADTVSGDEVATLRRAVRTTLLAAIRAGGSTLGDGQYVDPVGRPGRYQQRHRVYGRAGQACRRCGTPVERARWSGRSAYFCPTCQR from the coding sequence ATGCCTGAGCTCCCCGAGGTGGAGACGGTTCGGCGCGGGCTGGCCGAGGCCCTGGGCGGGGTCCGCGTCCGCCACGTCGAGGTGTCGGGGGCCCGCACCGTGCGGCGCCAACCGGTCGAGGAGCTGGTGGCGCGCCTCGGCGGAGCCCGGGTCGAAGGGGTGCGCCGGCGCGGGAAGTACCTGCTCGTGCCCCTCGACACCGCCGAGGTGCTGGTGGTGCACCTGCGGATGAGCGGCCAGCTGCGCCTCGCCCGGGGTCCCGCCGAGGCGAGGCCACCCCACACCCGTGCGGTGCTCACCCTCGACGACGGCCGCGAGCTGCGCTTCGTCGACCCCCGCACGTTCGGCGAGCTGTTCGTGTCGGTGCCCGCGGGGCGGCGGCGGCTGCCGCCGGAGCTTGCCGGGCTGGGCCCCGACGCCCTGGACGAGCTCCGCACGCCGGGCCAGCTGCGCGCCGTGCTCGGCCGCAGCCGCCGCCGGCTGAAGGACGTGCTCACCGACCAGCGGGCCATCGCCGGGCTCGGGAGCATCTACGCCGACGAGGCGCTGCACGCCGCCGGGCTGCGCTTCGACCGGCGGGCCGACACCGTGTCCGGCGACGAGGTCGCGACCCTGCGCCGGGCCGTCCGCACGACGCTCCTCGCCGCCATCCGCGCCGGCGGCTCCACGCTGGGAGACGGCCAGTACGTCGATCCGGTCGGTCGACCCGGGCGCTACCAGCAGCGCCACCGGGTGTACGGGCGGGCCGGGCAGGCCTGCCGGCGCTGCGGGACGCCCGTCGAGCGGGCCCGCTGGTCCGGTCGCTCCGCCTACTTCTGCCCGACCTGCCAGCGCTGA
- the rnc gene encoding ribonuclease III, with protein MVTDAAASLLERLGYVFTDRSLFRLALAHRSWCSEQEEGDEPSNERLEFLGDAVVGLVVAEHAFRQFPDLPEGDLTDVRKSVVNAGALAEVAAELGLGPALLLGKGEDGAGGRTKQSILADAFEALVGALYLDGGLPVARRVVLGLLGPRIDAIAAGAAVHDAKTALQELGVQRHGVGPVYRIAQEGPDHDRRFFATVTLAGEELGRGEGRSKKQAQQAAARMALARLSGGSDPAGDA; from the coding sequence ATCGTGACCGACGCGGCCGCCTCCCTCCTGGAGCGGCTCGGCTACGTCTTCACCGACCGGAGCCTGTTCCGCCTGGCGCTGGCCCACCGCTCCTGGTGCAGCGAGCAGGAGGAGGGCGACGAGCCGTCGAACGAGCGCCTCGAGTTCCTCGGCGACGCGGTGGTTGGCCTGGTGGTCGCCGAGCACGCCTTCCGGCAGTTCCCCGACCTCCCCGAGGGCGATCTCACCGACGTGCGCAAGTCGGTGGTGAACGCCGGGGCCCTGGCCGAGGTCGCAGCCGAGCTGGGGCTGGGGCCCGCCCTGCTGCTGGGGAAGGGCGAGGACGGCGCCGGCGGCCGGACCAAGCAGTCGATCCTCGCCGACGCCTTCGAGGCCCTGGTGGGCGCGCTGTACCTCGACGGCGGCCTGCCGGTTGCCCGGCGCGTGGTCCTGGGCCTGCTCGGCCCTCGCATCGACGCGATCGCCGCCGGCGCGGCCGTGCACGACGCCAAGACCGCGCTGCAGGAGCTGGGGGTCCAGCGCCACGGGGTGGGGCCCGTCTACCGGATCGCCCAGGAGGGCCCCGATCACGACCGCCGCTTCTTCGCCACCGTCACCCTCGCCGGAGAGGAGCTGGGCCGGGGCGAGGGTCGGTCGAAGAAGCAGGCGCAGCAGGCTGCGGCCCGGATGGCGCTGGCGCGGCTCTCGGGGGGTTCGGACCCGGCCGGCGATGCCTGA
- a CDS encoding acyl carrier protein has product MDRQQVFDLVRDRLADILEIDPSAISEGASFADDLEADSLALIELVEALEEELADRTVGFRIDDEDLEDLKTVRDAVDYVVARVS; this is encoded by the coding sequence ATGGATCGCCAGCAGGTGTTCGATCTCGTCCGCGACCGGCTGGCCGACATCCTCGAGATCGACCCCTCGGCGATCAGCGAGGGCGCGTCGTTCGCCGACGACCTGGAGGCCGACTCGCTGGCGCTGATCGAGCTGGTCGAGGCCCTCGAGGAGGAGCTGGCCGACCGCACCGTGGGGTTCCGCATCGACGACGAGGACCTCGAGGACCTGAAGACCGTCCGCGACGCCGTCGACTACGTCGTCGCCCGCGTGTCCTGA
- the plsX gene encoding phosphate acyltransferase PlsX, with the protein MPIAIDAMGGDLAPGEIVAGARRAAEELGVPIVLVGRADAVGDTGGLELIEASEVIEMHEEPGSAVRRKKDSSLVRAAEAVRDGRASAMVSAGNTGATMASALLRMGRIKGVARPAIATPIPCPGSGHTVLIDAGANSECQPEWLVQFAQMGAVLARERFGVTAPRVGLLSIGEEPTKGTGLVKEVHRLLADEGDWAVDLGAGFIGNVEGRDVMSDAVDVVVTDGFTGNVVLKTLEGALRGLITAILVAFDSSDEAREGARLLAPALAPLYDQLDPETTGGAMLLGVDGVCIISHGSSSARAVVNAVRVAEEMVEADLVAKLRQAIAS; encoded by the coding sequence CTGCCCATCGCCATCGACGCCATGGGGGGCGATCTCGCCCCCGGCGAGATCGTCGCGGGCGCCCGGCGGGCCGCCGAGGAGCTCGGGGTGCCGATCGTCCTGGTCGGCAGGGCCGACGCCGTCGGTGACACCGGCGGCCTGGAGCTGATCGAGGCCTCCGAGGTCATCGAGATGCACGAGGAGCCCGGCAGCGCGGTCCGGCGCAAGAAGGACTCGTCGCTCGTCCGGGCCGCCGAGGCCGTCCGCGACGGCCGGGCATCGGCCATGGTGAGCGCCGGCAACACCGGTGCCACGATGGCCAGCGCGCTGCTGCGGATGGGCCGCATCAAGGGTGTCGCCCGACCGGCCATCGCCACGCCGATCCCGTGTCCCGGCTCCGGTCACACCGTGCTCATCGACGCGGGCGCCAACTCCGAGTGCCAGCCGGAGTGGCTCGTGCAGTTCGCCCAGATGGGCGCGGTGCTCGCCCGCGAGCGCTTCGGGGTCACGGCCCCACGGGTGGGGCTGCTGTCGATCGGCGAGGAGCCCACCAAGGGCACCGGTCTGGTCAAGGAGGTCCACCGGCTGCTCGCCGACGAGGGCGACTGGGCCGTCGACCTGGGTGCCGGGTTCATCGGCAACGTCGAAGGCCGGGACGTGATGAGCGACGCGGTCGACGTGGTGGTCACCGACGGGTTCACGGGCAACGTCGTGCTGAAGACGCTGGAGGGCGCGCTCCGCGGCCTGATCACGGCCATCCTGGTCGCCTTCGACTCGTCCGACGAGGCCCGCGAGGGTGCCCGCCTGCTGGCCCCGGCCCTCGCCCCGCTCTACGACCAGCTCGATCCCGAGACCACCGGTGGCGCGATGCTGCTCGGGGTCGACGGCGTGTGCATCATCAGCCACGGGTCGTCGTCGGCCCGGGCCGTCGTGAACGCGGTGCGCGTGGCCGAGGAGATGGTCGAGGCCGATCTGGTCGCCAAGCTGCGGCAGGCGATCGCGTCCTGA
- the rpmF gene encoding 50S ribosomal protein L32, producing MAVPKKKTSKAKSRSRRASAWRLSVPPRSVCPRCGSAKLPHVVCGSCGWYAGRQVIDVD from the coding sequence ATGGCCGTTCCCAAGAAGAAGACCTCGAAGGCCAAGAGCCGCAGCCGGCGGGCGTCGGCCTGGCGGCTCAGCGTGCCGCCTCGCAGCGTGTGCCCCCGCTGCGGTTCGGCCAAGCTGCCCCACGTCGTGTGCGGCTCCTGCGGCTGGTACGCCGGCCGTCAGGTGATCGACGTCGACTGA